From Apus apus isolate bApuApu2 chromosome 13, bApuApu2.pri.cur, whole genome shotgun sequence, a single genomic window includes:
- the PDGFRB gene encoding platelet-derived growth factor receptor beta: MDLTVLCPSLRTYLWLLILTGLLKAASGGSGLHIEPADTELVLGLHSTFSLLCYGNSALSWEREGQPLAASLEHRDGVFISNLTLRNVTGRHTGEYACTYSPEQAPEPAERKTLYIYVPDPSLVFLPTITSEEIFIFITGYTEAIIPCRVTNPQMQVTLYEKKVENPIPAAYDPQQGFKGFFEDKTYFCRTIVDDQEVDSDTFYVYRIQVSSVNVSISAVQTIVRQGENVTLMCTVSGNELVNFNWDYPRKQAGKTVEPVTDFLPGSTHEIRSILIIQNAELEDSGTYACNVSEGYHEKTDRKDITVHVIEHGFVRFHTRLPSTVYAEVHKSHTIQVEVEAYPQPSIVWLKDNKTLTMESSSEFTITSRNLSETRYQTALVLVRVKQEEGGFYTIRASHEDDEQELSFHLQINVPAKVVDLKENSSASSGEQTVTCSAEGMPQPEISWSTCSDIKWCSSKGQPTRLLGNESAEMGVQNNSTYHAERQVYRVNSTLKLHRVDEPLLLRCTVQNFLGTSSQDITLVPHALPFKVVIISVILALLVLTIISLIILIVLWQKKPRYEIRWKVIESISSDGHEYIYVDPMQLPYDSSWEVPRDKLVLGRTLGSGAFGRVVEATAHGLSHSQSTMKVAVKMLKSTARSSEKQALMSELKIMSHLGPHLNIVNLLGACTKGGPIYIITEYCRYGDLVDYLHRNKHTFLQSCGEKARREAELYGNTPKQDHVQSHLSLSVESDGGYMDMSKDDSLDYVPMCDMKGEVKYADIESSNYGTPYELDSYSPSAPERADRVTLINESPLLSYMDLVGFSFQVANGMEFLASKNCVHRDLAARNVLICEGKLVKICDFGLARDIMRDSNYISKGSTFLPLKWMAPESIFNNLYTTLSDVWSFGILLWEIFTLGGTPYPELPMNEQFYNAIKRGYRMSKPTHASEEIYDIMQKCWEEKFEIRPSFSQLVVLMGNLLVDCYRKRYQQVDEEFMKSDHPAVVRTRPTIPGLNNARLTPSSPTSSILYTAVHQNGGENDYIIPLPDPKPEVTCDLPQEASISRASSTLNEANTSSTISCDSPLDLHQDEEQESDPQPRCQEPTTGHQEVEESFL; this comes from the exons ATGGATCTCACCGTGCTGTGCCCCTCTCTGAGGACATATCTCTGGCTCCTCATCCTCACTG GTCTGCTGAAGGCAGCATCCGGGGGCAGCGGGCTGCACATCGAACCTGCAGACACTGAGCTTGTCCTTGGCCTCCACAGCACCTTCTCCCTCTTGTGCTATGGGAACAGTGCCCTGTCCTGGGAACGGGAGGGTCAGCCCCTTGCTGCCTCGCTGGAGCACAGAGATGGTGTCTTCATCAGCAACCTCACCCTCAGGAACGTGACAGGCCGTCACACCGGGGAGTACGCGTGCACCTACAGCCCCGAGCAGGCCCCAGagccagcagaaaggaaaacccTCTACATCTACGTTCCAG ACCCCTCCCTTGTCTTCCTCCCCACAATCACCTCTGAAGAGATCTTCATCTTCATCACGGGCTACACAGAGGCCATCATCCCATGCCGTGTGACCAACCCGCAGATGCAGGTGACTCTCTATGAGAAAAAAGTAGAGAACCCCATCCCAGCTGCTTACGACCCACAACAGGGATTCAAAGGCTTCTTTGAGGATAAGACCTATTTCTGCCGGACGATTGTGGATGACCAGGAGGTGGATTCAGATACCTTCTACGTCTACAGGATCCAGG TCTCATCGGTGAACGTCTCCATCAGCGCCGTGCAGACCATCGTGCGTCAGGGAGAAAACGTGACCCTGATGTGCACCGTGAGCGGCAATGAGCTGGTCAACTTCAACTGGGATTATCCCCGCAAGCAA gcagggaagacTGTGGAGCCAGTGACTGACTTCCTGCCCGGATCCACCCACGAGATCCGCTCCATCCTCATCATCCAGAACGCGGAGCTGGAGGACAGTGGGACCTATGCCTGCAATGTCTCTGAGGGCTACCACGAGAAAACGGACCGGAAGGACATCACGGTCCATGTGATCG AGCACGGCTTCGTGCGCTTCCACACCCGCCTGCCCAGCACGGTGTACGCTGAGGTCCACAAGAGCCACACCATCCAGGTGGAGGTGGAGGCCTACCCACAGCCAAGCATCGTGTGGCTGAAGGACAATAAGACATTGACCATGGAAAGCAGCAGCGAGTTCACCATCACCAGCAGGAACCTGTCAGAAACCAG GTACCAGACAGCCCTGGTGCTGGTGCGGGTGAAGCAGGAAGAAGGAGGATTTTACACCATCCGGGCTTCCCATGAGGACGATGAGCAGGAGCTGTCCTTCCATCTACAGATAAATG TGCCAGCCAAAGTGGTGGATCTCAAGGAGAacagcagtgccagcagtgGGGAGCAGACTGTAACATGCTCTGCTGAAGGTATGCCCCAGCCAGAGATCAGCTGGTCTACTTGCAGTGACATCAAATG GTGCAGCAGCAAGGGGCAGCCCACCCGGCTGCTGGGGAATGAGTCAGCAGAGATGGGTGTGCAGAACAACTCCACGTACCACGCGGAGCGGCAGGTCTACCGTGTGAACAGCACCCTGAAGCTGCACAGAGTGGATGAGCCCCTGCTCCTCAGATGCACAGTCCAAAACTTCCTAGGCACCAGCTCCCAGGACATCACTCTGGTCCCACATG CCTTGCCGTTCAAGGTGGTCATCATCTCTGTcatcctggccctgctggtcctCACCATCATCTCCTTGATCATCCTGATCGTCCTGTGGCAGAAG AAACCTCGTTATGAAATCCGCTGGAAGGTGATTGAGTCCATCAGCTCCGATGGGCATGAGTACATCTACGTGGATCCCATGCAGCTGCCTTACGATTCCAGCTGGGAAGTGCCCAGGGACAAGCTGGTGTTAG GACGCACTCTTGGCTCTGGTGCCTTTGGACGAGTGGTGGAGGCAACAGCCCATGGCCTGAGCCATTCACAGTCCACCATGAAAGTGGCAGTCAAAATGCTCAAGT CCACCGCCCGGAGCAGTGAGAAACAAGCCCTCATGTCTGAGCTGAAGATCATGAGCCACCTGGGACCTCATCTCAACATTGTCAACTTGCTAGGGGCCTGCACCAAAGGAG GGCCCATCTATATCATCACGGAGTACTGTCGCTACGGGGACCTGGTGGACTATCTGCACCGCAACAAGCACACCTTCCTGCAGTCCTGCGGGGAGAAGGCCCGGAGGGAGGCAGAGCTTTATGGGAACACTCCCAAGCAGGACCACGTGCAGAG tcACCTCTCCTTGTCCGTTGAGAGCGACGGGGGCTACATGGACATGAGCAAGGATGACTCCCTGGATTATGTGCCCATGTGTGACATGAAGGGTGAAGTCAAGTATGCTGACATTGAGTCCTCTAATTATGGTACCCCATACGAGCTGGACAGCTATTCCCCCTCAG CTCCTGAAAGAGCAGACCGGGTGACCCTGATAAATGAGTCTCCACTCCTCAGCTACATGGACTTGGTGGGCTTCAGCTTCCAGGTGGCCAATGGGATGGAGTTCCTGGCTTCCAAAAAC TGCGTGCATCGTGACCTGGCTGCCAGGAACGTCCTCATCTGTGAGGGGAAGCTGGTGAAGATCTGTGACTTTGGCCTGGCGAGGGACATCATGAGGGATTCCAACTATATCTCCAAAGGCAGT aCCTTCTTGCCCCTTAAGTGGATGGCTCCAGAGAGCATCTTCAACAACCTCTACACCACCCTGAGTGATGTGTGGTCCTTTGGGATTCTCCTCTGGGAGATATTCACTCTAG GGGGAACTCCATACCCTGAACTGCCCATGAATGAACAGTTCTACAACGCCATCAAACGTGGCTATCGGATGTCCAAACCCACCCATGCCTCTGAGGAGAT CTATGATATCATGCAGAAGTGCTGGGAGGAGAAGTTTGAGATCAGACCATCCTTCTCACAGCTGGTGGTGCTCATGGGAAACCTCTTGGTGGATTGCTACAGAAAG AGGTACCAGCAGGTGGATGAAGAGTTCATGAAGAGTGACCACCCTGCTGTTGTCCGCACGAGACCCACAATCCCTGGGCTGAACAATGCCAGGCTCACTCCCAGTTcccccaccagcagcatcctCTACACAGCTGTGCACCAGAATGGGGGCGAGAACGATTATATCATCCCTCTTCCCGACCCCAAACCCGAGGTAACCTGTGATCTCCCTCAGGAGGCCTCCATCAGCAGGGCCAG TTCTACACTGAACGAGGCCAACACATCATCTACAATATCCTGTGACAGCCCTCTGGACCTCCATCAGGATGAGGAGCAGGAATCTGACCCACAGCCACGCTGCCAAGAGCCAACCACAGGGCACCAAGAGGTGGAGGAGAGTTTCCTGTAG